A stretch of the Chitinophaga sp. Cy-1792 genome encodes the following:
- a CDS encoding OmpH family outer membrane protein, with protein MRTRNQFVSKGLMATLAAGLFVACQNNKQAGTAPAANTNTAAPTAASFKIAYVDLDTLEAHFEYFKLKRAELEKKQQSMDNTLQAKMRSLQNEFEDLQRKAATLTQEQGENIQRGILAKKQQLEQEAQQMRGQYAEQEAKFNEELQGRLDTFLENFNKDKRFAYIFSYRKGASNILYKDSSFDITTDVIKGMNELGAAAGATPAK; from the coding sequence ATGCGCACTCGTAATCAATTCGTGTCTAAAGGATTAATGGCGACGCTGGCTGCCGGCTTATTCGTAGCTTGCCAGAACAACAAACAAGCTGGTACGGCACCTGCTGCCAACACCAACACTGCAGCGCCTACTGCTGCCAGTTTCAAAATTGCATATGTAGACCTGGATACACTCGAAGCGCACTTTGAATATTTCAAATTGAAAAGGGCTGAGCTGGAGAAAAAGCAACAGTCTATGGACAATACCCTGCAAGCTAAAATGCGTAGCCTGCAGAATGAATTTGAAGATTTACAGCGTAAAGCAGCTACACTGACGCAGGAGCAGGGAGAGAACATTCAGCGTGGTATCCTGGCTAAAAAGCAGCAGCTGGAGCAGGAAGCACAGCAGATGCGTGGTCAGTATGCGGAGCAGGAAGCAAAATTCAACGAAGAGTTACAGGGCCGCCTGGATACCTTCCTTGAAAATTTCAATAAAGACAAACGTTTTGCATATATTTTCTCTTATCGTAAGGGAGCAAGCAATATCCTGTACAAAGATTCTTCTTTTGATATCACCACAGATGTGATCAAAGGTATGAATGAGCTGGGTGCAGCAGCAGGAGCAACTCCGGCAAAATAA
- a CDS encoding DUF4397 domain-containing protein — MKQLLLIVTLGVVLFAACKKDSDSAIPSTQSNFKFFNGVPGAVFGVKLDTVTVSSGVNYGEATAYKSMRAQSYNLTIINGNQQLALGQFFLRNGKNFTLFLGADTSGKLLTYVWAEDDLSAVPGDSARWRVVDLSDSYKTNNRSALPLDFRMDTTRVFRAVVFGGITKYANIFAPSNYTLNVNYVDSSKVMGSFPTGFLKGKSYTYVATGNANTTNFQVFQVQNN, encoded by the coding sequence ATGAAACAGCTTCTATTAATAGTTACTTTAGGTGTGGTCCTATTTGCGGCATGTAAGAAGGACAGCGATAGTGCGATACCTTCCACACAGTCGAACTTTAAATTTTTCAATGGTGTACCAGGAGCGGTATTCGGGGTAAAGCTGGATACGGTGACGGTATCATCAGGTGTGAATTATGGAGAGGCAACAGCATATAAGTCAATGCGGGCGCAGTCTTACAATCTGACAATCATCAATGGTAATCAGCAATTGGCGCTTGGGCAGTTCTTTTTAAGGAATGGGAAGAATTTCACGTTGTTCCTTGGAGCGGATACCAGTGGCAAGCTGCTGACATACGTATGGGCGGAGGATGATTTATCGGCGGTGCCGGGAGATAGTGCCAGGTGGAGAGTGGTAGACCTGAGTGATTCGTATAAGACGAATAACAGATCTGCGTTGCCACTGGATTTCAGGATGGATACCACGCGTGTATTCAGGGCCGTTGTATTTGGGGGCATTACGAAGTACGCCAATATTTTCGCGCCATCTAACTATACATTGAATGTGAATTACGTTGATTCCAGCAAGGTGATGGGGTCTTTTCCGACTGGATTCCTGAAGGGGAAATCGTATACTTATGTAGCTACGGGGAATGCGAATACTACAAATTTTCAGGTATTTCAGGTACAAAATAACTAA
- a CDS encoding APC family permease has product MEINQTKSATPTAANSFKPTLGLLDATMVVAGSMIGSGIFLVTAEIARNVGGAGWITAMWVLAGVVTLIAALSYGELSGMYPKAGGQYVYLREAYNPFIAFLFGWTQFGVIQTGTIAAVAVAFAKFTAYLIPSFSEKNILLHTPLVDISAAQIVAIISIILLTFINTRGVKHGKVIQTVFTLAKLLSLFGLIIFGFLLGAKAEIWHANWEHAWEANSLSLLDGNIVTSGLTGIAFLGAIAISMKGSLFSSDAWNNVTFIAGEIKNPKKNIGRSLFLGTLIVTIIYVSTNLMYLAVIPIKEIAFAANDRVGVVAAEHIFGGVGSMVIAVMIMISTFGCNNGLILSGARIYYTMAEDKLFFKGAGELNKYSVPAKGLWIQCLWTSLLCLTGRYNDLLALVIFGVLLFYVLTIFGIFILRRKRPEIERPYKAFGYPVLPVIYMIVALSLAVLLLMFETKFALMGLGIILLGVPLYYIAMSRQKKAIQR; this is encoded by the coding sequence ATGGAAATCAACCAAACTAAATCTGCAACGCCAACTGCGGCAAATTCATTCAAGCCAACATTAGGCTTACTCGATGCCACCATGGTCGTCGCCGGCTCCATGATAGGCTCCGGAATCTTTCTTGTAACAGCTGAAATAGCCCGTAATGTGGGTGGGGCTGGCTGGATCACCGCCATGTGGGTATTGGCCGGCGTGGTAACGCTGATAGCCGCCCTGAGCTATGGTGAGCTGTCGGGCATGTACCCCAAAGCCGGTGGTCAGTATGTATACCTGCGTGAAGCATACAATCCCTTTATTGCCTTTTTGTTTGGATGGACACAGTTCGGTGTTATCCAGACGGGGACCATTGCAGCTGTGGCAGTAGCTTTCGCGAAATTTACCGCTTATCTTATCCCATCTTTCAGCGAAAAAAATATCCTGTTACACACGCCATTGGTAGATATTTCTGCCGCACAGATTGTGGCAATTATTTCTATCATCTTACTAACATTTATCAACACACGTGGGGTAAAACATGGGAAAGTCATCCAGACAGTATTTACGCTGGCGAAGTTATTATCCCTGTTTGGGCTGATCATTTTCGGGTTTCTGCTGGGAGCAAAGGCGGAGATCTGGCATGCCAACTGGGAACATGCCTGGGAGGCGAATTCACTGAGTTTGCTGGATGGTAATATTGTTACCTCCGGACTTACCGGCATTGCGTTTCTGGGTGCGATAGCCATTTCTATGAAGGGGTCGCTGTTTTCCAGCGATGCCTGGAATAATGTGACATTTATTGCCGGAGAGATCAAGAATCCAAAGAAGAATATAGGCAGGTCATTGTTTTTAGGTACGCTGATCGTGACAATCATTTATGTGAGCACTAATCTGATGTATCTGGCAGTAATACCTATCAAGGAAATTGCCTTTGCAGCCAACGACAGGGTAGGTGTGGTTGCTGCGGAGCATATTTTTGGCGGCGTTGGTTCTATGGTGATTGCCGTGATGATCATGATATCCACTTTTGGCTGCAATAACGGGCTTATTTTGAGTGGGGCGAGGATTTATTATACTATGGCAGAAGATAAGCTGTTTTTCAAAGGAGCAGGCGAGCTGAATAAGTATAGTGTTCCTGCCAAGGGGCTGTGGATACAGTGTTTGTGGACGAGTCTATTATGCCTGACAGGGAGATATAATGATTTGCTGGCGTTGGTAATATTCGGAGTATTATTGTTTTATGTGCTGACGATCTTTGGCATTTTCATATTACGGCGTAAGCGTCCGGAAATAGAGCGTCCGTACAAGGCATTCGGGTATCCTGTTTTACCGGTTATTTACATGATCGTGGCATTATCATTGGCTGTATTGCTTTTGATGTTTGAAACCAAGTTTGCTTTGATGGGATTAGGCATTATATTACTAGGAGTTCCGTTGTATTATATCGCTATGAGCCGTCAGAAGAAGGCGATTCAGCGCTAA
- a CDS encoding glycosyltransferase family 9 protein, with protein MTTATKRQTILVFRFSALGDMAMTIPVMKQVLDSNPDVDIVFVSNKNWGALCEGIPRLTFYPADFKGVHKGFPGLYKLFKELRKQFNISAVADLHNVLRSQVVRTLFKLTGKRVRAIDKGRAEKKALTSKEGKVLQQLTSTIERYAIVFRQLGLTCEMGKKPVFQPRELPDNVQAVLGAKKEQKWIGIAPFATYQEKMYPLAKMEEVIADLSKHPANRLLLFGGGKEEGRQLAALAEKYPSAISVAGKFSLKEELSIISQLDAMISMDSANMHLASLFGVRVISVWGATHPYAGFMGYGQSEQDAVQITDLDCRPCSVFGNKPCFRGDHACMEWIKPAAIAEKI; from the coding sequence TTGACAACTGCTACTAAAAGGCAAACCATCCTGGTTTTCCGCTTTTCGGCATTGGGAGATATGGCGATGACCATTCCTGTGATGAAACAGGTACTGGATAGCAATCCTGATGTGGATATTGTTTTTGTGTCCAACAAAAACTGGGGAGCGCTGTGCGAGGGAATTCCACGTCTGACCTTCTATCCGGCAGATTTCAAGGGAGTACATAAAGGATTTCCGGGACTGTACAAGCTGTTTAAAGAGTTGCGTAAACAATTCAATATCAGTGCGGTAGCAGACCTGCATAATGTACTTCGGTCGCAGGTGGTACGGACGCTTTTTAAGCTGACAGGTAAGCGGGTGAGGGCCATTGATAAGGGTCGTGCAGAGAAAAAGGCACTTACCAGCAAGGAAGGGAAGGTATTACAGCAACTGACCAGCACTATCGAGCGTTACGCGATCGTATTCAGGCAGTTGGGACTAACCTGTGAAATGGGCAAAAAACCTGTTTTTCAGCCCCGTGAGCTGCCTGATAACGTACAGGCGGTATTGGGTGCTAAAAAAGAGCAGAAATGGATTGGAATCGCCCCATTTGCCACATATCAGGAAAAAATGTATCCGTTGGCTAAAATGGAGGAAGTTATTGCTGACCTGAGTAAACATCCGGCTAACAGGCTGCTGCTTTTTGGTGGTGGCAAGGAAGAAGGGCGTCAACTGGCGGCACTGGCGGAGAAATATCCTTCCGCCATTTCCGTAGCGGGAAAGTTTTCGCTGAAAGAGGAACTGAGTATTATCAGCCAGCTGGATGCGATGATCAGCATGGATTCTGCCAATATGCACCTGGCTTCGCTATTCGGTGTACGTGTTATATCTGTTTGGGGCGCTACGCATCCCTATGCCGGTTTTATGGGCTACGGGCAGTCGGAGCAGGACGCCGTGCAGATTACCGATCTTGATTGCAGGCCATGTTCTGTTTTTGGCAATAAGCCATGCTTCAGAGGGGACCATGCCTGTATGGAGTGGATCAAACCCGCTGCAATCGCGGAAAAAATATGA
- a CDS encoding DUF4254 domain-containing protein: MFTQLCNKIFNQSILDYHQYNDVHRAISNPYEKSSIEHLLYLKNWIDTVQWHLEDIIRNPNIDPVEALGIKRWIDKSNQERTDVVEYIDSYFLDKFKAVATAADAAINTESPAWAIDRLSILALKIFHMQEEATREDATPEHRAACQRKLDILLEQRSDLSTAIEELVADIAAGKKYMKVYKQMKMYNDPSLNPVLYKNGQ; encoded by the coding sequence ATGTTTACTCAACTGTGCAATAAAATATTTAACCAGAGCATACTGGACTATCACCAGTATAATGATGTGCACCGCGCCATCAGCAATCCTTATGAAAAGAGCAGCATTGAGCATTTGCTGTATTTAAAAAACTGGATCGATACGGTGCAGTGGCACCTGGAAGATATCATCCGTAATCCGAATATTGACCCGGTAGAAGCATTGGGTATCAAAAGATGGATTGATAAATCGAACCAGGAGCGCACTGATGTCGTAGAATATATTGACAGTTATTTCCTCGATAAATTTAAGGCTGTAGCAACTGCTGCTGATGCGGCTATTAATACGGAGAGTCCGGCCTGGGCTATAGACCGTTTGTCTATCCTGGCGCTGAAGATTTTCCATATGCAGGAAGAGGCTACCCGTGAGGATGCTACTCCTGAGCACAGGGCAGCGTGTCAGCGTAAGCTGGATATTCTCCTGGAGCAGCGGAGCGACCTGAGTACAGCGATTGAAGAGCTGGTGGCAGATATTGCAGCCGGTAAGAAATACATGAAGGTCTACAAGCAGATGAAGATGTACAATGATCCTTCTCTGAATCCTGTTCTGTATAAAAACGGTCAGTAA